TGACTTGTTCTTACATGATGAGGGTTATTATATGATTAAGTTCCAATCAATGGTGGATATGCACAAAGTGTTCTATGATGGTCCACACACCATCAACAATAGACCAATAATTGTAAAGATATGGACACCTGATTTTGATTTAAGCCAGGAATTCCTAGCTGATATCCCTCTATGGGTTATACTCCCTAAACTACCTATGAGTTGCTGGGGTAGTGAATCTCTAAGTAAGATCGCCAGTGCAATTGGAAAACTTTTATTTGCAGATGAATGCACTACCAAGCAAACAAGAATCTCCTATGCGAGGATGCTGATAGAAGTCAATATAACAAAGACCCTGCCTACAGAGATAACTGTTATGGATCCTAGAGGCAGAAAACTCCAACAGCAGTTGGCGTATGATTGGAAACCTAACTATTGTGACAAATGCCAGATGATTGGGCACATATGCCCTGCTCAGAAAGGGCCTAAAATGCAGAAGAATGAGAAGCCAAAACGAAGAAGA
This DNA window, taken from Nicotiana tabacum cultivar K326 chromosome 4, ASM71507v2, whole genome shotgun sequence, encodes the following:
- the LOC107791505 gene encoding uncharacterized protein LOC107791505, yielding MTLRYIPPQVVDRQPVVQLELQDVVEEEGKWNVAMIAYIIGENPGYNTMKRYIALHWLDITEPDLFLHDEGYYMIKFQSMVDMHKVFYDGPHTINNRPIIVKIWTPDFDLSQEFLADIPLWVILPKLPMSCWGSESLSKIASAIGKLLFADECTTKQTRISYARMLIEVNITKTLPTEITVMDPRGRKLQQQLAYDWKPNYCDKCQMIGHICPAQKGPKMQKNEKPKRRREQKKVTYEWRYKGPVGVETTNKVNR